One genomic region from Rhizomicrobium palustre encodes:
- a CDS encoding sensor histidine kinase: MASSRFETHIALRVGALATTMALLAWAAANTHWYVAMALIAATIVFQIVEIVKFATHSGQEIARFLDAVAFDDTSASFSAFSSDASFAELGAAMGRVLEQLRKGRLEREEQTSYFQSLIAHVPVALISVDENGAVEMLNLAARRLFEGPCPKSAQFVGYGEPFAAGLETLKPGETAILRMARSSGTLQLKAAATDVRVGGLRRRLISLQNIETELSAQELAAWQAVIRVMTHEVMNSLTPISSLASTARSLTDDVLAKLPHTDANRATLTDISEALETLARRSEGLLHFVQNHRRLTKPLLARIEIVPMWRVFARLQRLLADELTIRGIALDTAVMPETLEISADPELLDQALINLLRNAVEALRDGQQGRIALKAVQDSGGRVIISVTDNGPGISTEMREKVFIPFYTTKRQGSGVGLTLVRQIATLHGATVRISDTAGGGTTISLYF, from the coding sequence ATGGCCTCTAGCCGCTTCGAAACCCATATTGCCCTGCGCGTCGGCGCGCTTGCTACCACGATGGCATTGCTGGCTTGGGCCGCGGCCAACACGCATTGGTACGTCGCCATGGCCCTCATCGCAGCCACCATCGTATTCCAGATCGTGGAGATCGTTAAATTTGCCACCCATTCCGGGCAGGAGATCGCACGCTTCCTGGATGCGGTCGCTTTCGACGATACCAGCGCGAGCTTCTCGGCATTTTCCAGTGACGCAAGTTTCGCGGAGCTGGGCGCCGCCATGGGCCGCGTGCTCGAGCAGCTGCGCAAAGGCCGATTGGAACGCGAAGAGCAGACCTCTTACTTCCAGTCGCTGATCGCGCACGTGCCCGTGGCACTTATATCCGTGGACGAGAATGGTGCGGTCGAGATGCTCAATCTAGCGGCGCGCCGGCTGTTTGAAGGACCATGTCCCAAATCCGCGCAGTTCGTCGGGTACGGGGAACCGTTCGCTGCCGGGCTCGAAACCCTCAAACCGGGAGAAACGGCGATCTTGCGCATGGCGCGATCATCCGGAACCCTTCAGCTGAAGGCGGCCGCAACAGACGTGCGCGTCGGCGGCCTGCGCCGTCGACTGATTTCGCTTCAGAATATCGAGACGGAATTGTCGGCACAGGAACTCGCCGCATGGCAAGCCGTGATCCGGGTGATGACTCATGAGGTCATGAACTCGCTGACGCCGATCTCTTCGCTCGCATCTACCGCTCGCAGCCTTACTGACGACGTCTTGGCTAAGCTCCCCCATACCGACGCCAATCGCGCCACGCTCACGGATATCAGCGAAGCGCTGGAAACCCTGGCCAGACGCAGCGAGGGCTTGCTGCATTTCGTCCAGAATCATCGCCGGCTGACCAAGCCGCTTCTCGCGCGCATAGAAATCGTCCCGATGTGGCGTGTTTTCGCCCGTTTGCAGCGTCTTCTGGCGGACGAACTCACCATCCGTGGTATCGCGCTCGATACCGCTGTCATGCCAGAGACGCTGGAGATATCTGCCGACCCGGAACTGCTCGACCAAGCACTGATCAATCTGCTGCGCAATGCCGTCGAAGCCTTACGCGACGGGCAGCAGGGCCGGATCGCTCTGAAGGCGGTGCAGGACAGTGGCGGCAGAGTCATTATCTCCGTTACAGATAACGGTCCCGGCATCAGCACCGAGATGCGGGAGAAGGTATTCATCCCCTTCTACACGACCAAGCGGCAAGGCAGTGGTGTGGGCCTGACCTTGGTGCGCCAAATCGCAACCCTGCATGGGGCCACAGTGCGCATCTCCGACACAGCGGGCGGCGGCACCACGATCAGCCTGTACTTCTGA